Part of the Streptomyces sp. f51 genome is shown below.
CGGCCAGATCGTCGGCGCGGGTCTGGTGCTCTACCGCCAGCTGCCCAAGATCAAGCGCTACCTCGCCTATCTGCCCGAGGGCCCGGTCATCAACTGGTTCGCGCCGAACCTCGACGACTGGCTCCAGCCGATGCTCGCGCACCTCAAGCACCAGGGCGCCTTCTCCGTGAAGATGGGCCCGCCCGTGATCATCCGGCGCTGGGAGGCCACGTCCATCAAGGGCGGCATCCAGAACCCGGACGTGAAGCGCCTGCGCGACATCGAGGCCGACTTCATCGAGCCGCGCGCCTTCGAGGTCGCCGACAAGCTGCGCCGCATGGGCTGGCAGCAGGGCGAGGACGGCGGTGCCGGCTTCGGCGACGTCCAGCCCCGCTACGTCTTCCAGGTGCCGCTGGCCAATCGTTCCCTCGAAGAGGTCCACAGGAACTTCAACCAGCTGTGGCGCCGCAACATCAAGAAGGCCGAGAAGGCCGGCGTCGAGGTCGTCCAGGGCGGTTACCAGGACCTGGAGGAGTGGCAGCGGCTCTACGAGATCACCGCGGTCCGTGACCACTTCCGGCCGCGCCCGCTCTCGTACTTCCAGCGCATGTGGACGGCTCTCAACACCGAGGACCCCAACCGCATGCGGCTCTACTTCGCGCGGCACGAGGGCGTGAACCTCTCGGCGGCGACGATGCTCGTCGTCGGCGGGCACGTCTGGTACTCCTACGGCGCCTCGGACAACATCGGGCGCGAGGTGCGGCCCTCGAACGCGATGCAGTGGCGCATGCTGCGCGACGCGTACGCGCTCGGAGCCACCGTCTACGACCTGCGCGGCATCTCGGACTCGCTGGACGAGACCGACCACCTCTTCGGTCTGATCCAGTTCAAGGTGGGCACGGGCGGAGAGGCCGCCGAGTACCTCGGCGAGTGGGACTTCCCGCTGAACAAGCTGCTCCACAAGGCTCTCGACATGTACATGTCCCGCCGCTGAGCCGTCCGGAACCGCTTCCCGGGCCGCCGCTCCGCCCCGAATCGCATCCCGGGCCGCCGAACCGGCCCGGGACAGCCCCATCGGCCCCGCGAATCAGCGACAATTCCTTTTCATACCCCTGATACACCGCAGCCACGAGAAAGGTTCCGGGACCGGCCATGGCGCTCACGCTCTACGTCGACACCGCGCGCTGGCGGGCACACCACAAGCAGGTGTCCGAGCAGTTTCCGGGGCTCGTCCCCGTCTGCAAGGGCAACGGCTACGGCTTCGGCCACGAACGGCTCGCGGACGAGGCCACCCGCCTGGGTTCGGACATCCTCGCCGTCGGCACCACGTACGAGGCCGCCCGGATCAAGGACTGGTTCGGCGGCGATCTGCTGGTCCTGACGCCGTTCAGGCGCGGCGAGGAGCCCGTACCGCTGCCCGACCGCGTCATCCGCTCCGTGTCGTCCA
Proteins encoded:
- a CDS encoding peptidoglycan bridge formation glycyltransferase FemA/FemB family protein, translated to MSLTLRTISREQHLAYIQSLPAASHMQVPAWADVKAEWRSESLGWFDEKTGQIVGAGLVLYRQLPKIKRYLAYLPEGPVINWFAPNLDDWLQPMLAHLKHQGAFSVKMGPPVIIRRWEATSIKGGIQNPDVKRLRDIEADFIEPRAFEVADKLRRMGWQQGEDGGAGFGDVQPRYVFQVPLANRSLEEVHRNFNQLWRRNIKKAEKAGVEVVQGGYQDLEEWQRLYEITAVRDHFRPRPLSYFQRMWTALNTEDPNRMRLYFARHEGVNLSAATMLVVGGHVWYSYGASDNIGREVRPSNAMQWRMLRDAYALGATVYDLRGISDSLDETDHLFGLIQFKVGTGGEAAEYLGEWDFPLNKLLHKALDMYMSRR